GGTTGTACTGACCTTAGTTAGAataatcaaagcaaaaaaaaagttgattataACCCATAGAATAAATATCcatgtcataaataaataattgaataaaagcataagtgagggagaaagaatacTTCTTTCTAACAGTGGATTAGGCAAACACCACAACAATAACTACTGCAGACAAAATCCACTGATGGATGCTAAAAGCAGGGGGCGAACAATCAAGGGAAAATAGGTTTGCACAAAGAAATAACCAGTAAATGCAGTGTGGGATCCTGGAACCGAAATGCCAATACAATTCACATGTTTATCTGAGTCATGATTATGTAGTAATGTTAATCCCCTGGTTCTGATAGAGTGTTACTATgagagggggctggaggagaaATATACAGAAACTGTACGATTGTTTGGCAATTTTTGCAcaagtctgaatttttttaagagtactaatttttgtctttcaaattaATGATTAGAATAATTCCCAAGTGCTGAGGAAGAACACAGGTTAGATGCAAGAAAGACAGACTGAAATCCACACTGTATGCTCATCAGTGTGTGTCCAAGTTACTCATGTTCTCCATGAACCGCCTCCATGTCCTCTTGAAcccccatttccttcctctgtaaaaCTAAGATAAATAGAACTTTACTGTTTCTGGTTGTGAGAATCAGATGTGTGCACACAGGGCCAGCACAGAGGAGGTAAGAAATAAGACTTTCAGTTTCCTTCCTCAGGTGCCATGCATGTCCCTGAAATCTCAGAGCTCATAGTTCAGAGAGGTAAATGACCAGACCATATCAAACTCATACTATCCCTTTCTGATTGTCCTGCTTGTTTGCCTGTACCATCCAGTATTTAGCATGTGCAATTCTTTGCAGCAAGTGAAGAGGATGAGTAAAGGAGTGTGCAACCCCTTCTACTGGACTGCAAGCTCCTTAGGGAGAGAACTAGTGTTTCACTCATCCTGATTCACCACACACACCTGAGTACTGTGcatctgaaaatggaaaatagaattaAGGCTAAcagaaagcagggagggagagaaatctggCCACGCACCTGGACTTCTTTTGGGCAAAGCTAAGGTTTATGTATTCCTGGAGTAGGGAGCCATATCCTCGCTCCTTTAGactgctctgtttctctcttttctctgtctgagGGGTTCCATGTGATTTCAGGAATGATTTGCCTTCCCACATCCTATTGAGATGGTAAACCCTTTTAGTGGgagttctctccttttccttactCTTCCTTGGGGCTTCAGCCTGGACTGGGGAGATTCTCTGGCTTCCATCCCGTTTGCTCATGTTGCCTTTACTCTGAAAGGCTGAGATGGAAGGTCCCACTTCTGGACATTCCGTGGTGTCCGTAACAGGTCTGCAGATTGTCTCCCCTCCTGTAACCACACTCAGGCTGTCCTGGGGAGTTACTGCTGCTCCTGGTGCTGCCCCTTGGTCGGGCCCTACAGATGCTGGGATTAGGACAGATGGTGTGTTCCTACACAGACAGTATGAAGTGTGTTGTCGGTTTCCTTCCCCATGAGTATAAGCTGGAGACATGGCCCCAGACACATCGGTGACCATGGAAAGGCTCCTGGTGCTGACCTGATCTTGGTCCCCTTGTCCATGTTGCTCTGCGGCCTGTGCCCAGAGGAGAAACAGGGAAGTAGAGAAGAAAGTAAGTGAGACTAGAAGGGGTTGTCACTTGCCTTCTTGAAGCTGAACTACTCCAGAGCTTATAATTGGGAGAAACTTTGAGGTCATCAAGTCCAGTGGATGCAGGAATCCCCTCTACGCCGCCTGCACAATGGTCACTCAAGTTTTGTGCAGATGGTCCCAGTGCCAGAAGAGGACAATTGCCATTCAGTGAACATCCTCATACTTCTATTTTATACACTTGTCTTAGCTTTTCTGCAAAATAGATTCCTAGGAGTGAGACTGCTGGCTAAGAGCTAGgctcattttacattctcatatTTAGTAACAAATTATGCACATGTGCACAAAGCATGCTGCCATGCCAcagatgatagaaaaaaatcagtgcccAGCTCCAGTTAAGGGAGGACTTTCTCACACTTGAAAGTGTCCCACAACAGATGGGACTGCCTGGGTTGTAGGCGGAATTGCTCCAGAGTGGCCTGGGCAGTGGGGGTGCTGTTGAGGGCATTACAACATTGGCTGTGAGATCAGAGGAGCTGACATCTAAGGGGCCTGGATATTCAGAAGCACTTGGGAACTTTCCAGTGTGGCAAGGTCTAGACATGTTGCCTTACTTGGCCTGAGTTCTTCCAATGGCAATGCTTTCTCCTCCTGAGCCTCAGAGAGCAGCCTGGAAAAGCCTTAGCTGCTCTTCCAAATCACCCTGGCCCCAACTCCAAGAGTCTATGCAAAGGCTTACTGCTGGGCTCTTCCTGTCCTCTGCCTCCAACCCAGGTATGGAGATCATGTCACCAGCAGGTTGGGCCTGGGTCCCACTATAAGCCTCCACTGGACATCTCAGCAGGTATACTAAGTCTTCCCAGCATGCAAACAGATCTTCTTTTGCATCTGAAGGAAGGCACAGCTGGAGGTAAAAAGAGCACCAGTGGCAAGCTTCaagtggaattgttttttttcatgattatagATGGATAACTTTACAAACTTCAAAGGAAGCAGCCTGTTGGGGAGCAAAGAAGTGGGGGATTAGGTTGAGACAAATGGGAAGAGGGATGGGAGTCTTTTGGGCCAGTCAGAATCTATTTCTCTCCTAAAGGATTTGCCAAATCCTGTCCGCTTGAGTTCATCTCTTATATCCACTTCCTCATCACTATAGGTGCAGCCTTAACTTGGAGTACAGCACTTAGCACGCTGGACCTCAAACACCACAACTATGGCTGCTGACCACCTCCCAAGACCACCCTTCACTCTGCCACAGAAGGCCTACGGTTATGTGTTCCCGTCTTTCTTCCTGCTCTTAGTTCCACAACCTTCTCCTATATGCGATAGCCACTTTCCCCACAAAGCCTTCTCGGCTTCTAGAGATGTGTCTGATTTCTCCTCCTCTGAATCCACACTACAGTTGCTGGCCTTTCAGGGGAAGCTCTCTCACTCTGGGCTCTGTGTTATGGTGAATCAGGTGCTTGATGGTCTTGCCCCTTCTGCATATGTCCTATATTTCTGGACTCGCCTGGTCAGCTCCAAGCTCTTTGTTGACCTGAGGTCCTTTCTCTGGGTATCTTGGTCATTTCTGGCATTGACTGTGCAGCTCACAGCTGGCTGTGCCAGCAGCATGACGTCAGGCATTGTGAGGTGGTGGCTGGTATAGGCAATGCCCACCGTCACCACCTGCACAGTGTTGTGCACATCAATCACTTCTCCTCTTCTGTTGATCTGTTgttggaagaaagaggaaagtggCACTGTCTCACACACTCTTCTATCTGTCCTCCTCTGCTCCACTCCTAAATAAAGTGGCTACCACAGTTCTCAGTGTGTGGCAAAGACCCAGTGGAATGTAGTTCAAGCCATGTGCCATACCAACAGAACGGATTCATACCTCCCTCTCCAATATGACCTCTCATAGGAGCCAAACTCCCTTTCCTCAATGTGC
Above is a genomic segment from Ailuropoda melanoleuca isolate Jingjing unplaced genomic scaffold, ASM200744v2 unplaced-scaffold7750, whole genome shotgun sequence containing:
- the LOC117800766 gene encoding LOW QUALITY PROTEIN: protein FAM71C-like (The sequence of the model RefSeq protein was modified relative to this genomic sequence to represent the inferred CDS: inserted 1 base in 1 codon) — translated: MDSSMESPDPSSQSCHILPMFNSSVGKLQQLLGNGEYVLLKNIPIFESDFTQINRRGEVIDVHNTVQVVTVGIAYTSHHLTMPDVMLLAQPAVSCTVNARNDQDTQRKDLRSTKSLELTRLLPLKFVKLSIYNHEKKQFHLKLATGXSFYLQLCLPSDAKEDLFACWEDLVYLLRCPVEAYSGTQAQPAGDMISIPGLEAEDRKSPA